CCGAAGCGGGAGGACGGGTGTTCCCTGTGCCCGAGGCGAGTCCTGAACGAGGTAGAACCATGGACCTGGACCCGAGGTTCCTGCTGCACCGGCGCGCCGTGCTGACCGCGATGGTCGGCGGCGCGACGGCCTCCCTGCTGGGCTGTCGGCGAAAGCCCGAGCCCTCCCCCATCCCAGAGGGCGTCTACATCCCCGACGTGAAGTCGGGCGAGGACGTCTTCGGCTACGTCCAGCGCCTCCGGGGTGCCTTCGATGACGCGCTCTACAAACAGGTGCTCGGCGCGGCCAATGCGTTCAAGGAAGGTGATGCGCTGGTGGGCGTGGCCGCGGCGGACGCGATGTCGCGAGAGAATGCTCGCACGCTGCTGGCGAACACCCGCGTGTCCGACGTGCGGCACCACCCGCTCCACGAGGACGCGCTCCACGCGTTGAGCCTGGAAGCGGAGGATCCTCGGGCCACGGCCGAGACGGCCCCGTGGACCCTGGGCCGTTTGAAGCAGTTCCTCCTGGAGTCCGACGAGGCCGCGATTCAGGCCATCAGCCCGGGGCTCGGCAGCGACACCATTGGCTGCGTCGTCAAGCTGATGAGCGACGCGGAGCTCATCGCGTTGGGCCGCAAGGTGTTCAACCCGCTGCCGGGCAGCAACGTGGGCGCGCGGGGATACATGGGGGCGCGCATCCAGCCCAACTCGCCCACCGACAACGTGGACGACATCCGGTGGCAGGTGTTCGACGGGTTCTCGTATGCCGTGGGCGACGTGGTGCTGGGGTGCAACCCGGTGTCGTCCACGCCGGAGTCCGTCGCCGCCATCGAGTCCGCGCTGCAGGAGATTCTCGTCACGTTCGGGCTGGTGGACGTGCTGCCGCACTGCGTGCTGTCACACATCGACGTGCAGGCGGAGGTGGAGCGCCGGCAGCCGGGGACCACGGGCGTCTGGTTCCAGAGCATCGCGGGCAGCGACAGCGCCAACGCCACGTTCGACATCTCCGTGGAGAAGATGCTCGCGTACGCGGACGAGCGCACCGGGCCGTATGGGCTCTACTTCGAAACGGGTCAGGGCGCGGACTTCACCAACGGCCATGGGCATGGCTACGACATGGTGCTCCATGAGTCGCGCAAGTACGGCTTCGCGCGGGCCCTGTCGCAGCGTGTGGCCCGAGCGCGGCGGGAGGCGGGCCACGAGGCGCAGCCGTGGGTCCACCTGAATGACGTGGCGGGCTTCATCGGGCCGGAGGTGTTCCGCACCCGCGAGCAGCTCGTGCGCTGCTGTCTGGAAGACATCGCCATGGGTAAGCTGCATGGGCTGACCATTGGCCTGGACGTCTGCTCCACGCTCCACATGGACGTGTCGTTGGATGATTTGGACTGGTGCATCGAGCGCATCATGCCGGCGAACCCGGCGTACCTGATGGCGCTGCCCACGAAGAACGACCCGATGCTGGGCTACCTCACCACCGGGTTCCAGGACCACGTCCGCGTCCGCGAGCGCTTCGGCTACAAGGTGGATGACCGGATGTGGGCCTTCTTCCAGCGCCTGGGCGTCATCGACGCGGCGGGCA
This genomic window from Myxococcus hansupus contains:
- the eutB gene encoding ethanolamine ammonia-lyase subunit EutB, with the translated sequence MDLDPRFLLHRRAVLTAMVGGATASLLGCRRKPEPSPIPEGVYIPDVKSGEDVFGYVQRLRGAFDDALYKQVLGAANAFKEGDALVGVAAADAMSRENARTLLANTRVSDVRHHPLHEDALHALSLEAEDPRATAETAPWTLGRLKQFLLESDEAAIQAISPGLGSDTIGCVVKLMSDAELIALGRKVFNPLPGSNVGARGYMGARIQPNSPTDNVDDIRWQVFDGFSYAVGDVVLGCNPVSSTPESVAAIESALQEILVTFGLVDVLPHCVLSHIDVQAEVERRQPGTTGVWFQSIAGSDSANATFDISVEKMLAYADERTGPYGLYFETGQGADFTNGHGHGYDMVLHESRKYGFARALSQRVARARREAGHEAQPWVHLNDVAGFIGPEVFRTREQLVRCCLEDIAMGKLHGLTIGLDVCSTLHMDVSLDDLDWCIERIMPANPAYLMALPTKNDPMLGYLTTGFQDHVRVRERFGYKVDDRMWAFFQRLGVIDAAGRPTAHFGDPVWVYLRYLRAKGDVRPEATIRAEAERQLTEIRARGVPMARGYGANPWDLEPALDAEMRRVYADSKKSLWTELTPAFISAVPAGVPLVSKSQDRTEYILHPETGEQLDAASLEAVLALRARHEGRYDVQLMVSDGLNALAIMDEGQLAPYLEALRAALSAAGYQPAPEHLVLTAGRVRAGYRVGEALYAGLADGARHRALIHVIGERPGTGHHTFSAYITAPTGDVWSQPGKVDHNITRVVSGVATTAYAPTLAAPETVRLLQQLAPRGG